gtgtgtgttatcaTAAAAGTTGTTTCTATCATCCTTTCTTTTGTTGCTTGTGTTGTTTCTTATATTCTTCATTGATAAGCTTATCTCTGAGCTGTGCCCTTATTTTCCTTATGTGTTTTTTCCACATGCCTTCGGTACTTCTGAATTCCATTTTTGATCTACGTCAGTGGTAACATGTCTGTTTTGTATTGTGTGGAAAGGTTACTGGCTAACCAGATCTTACTTTTCTcctaatgaaaaaaattgttgtgaTTTACACTTTCTATATTATTTTGCTTTAACTAACTCAGAATTGTCTTCTACTTCTATAGAATTGTTTGAAATTCAGAGTATTTAGGATCCTTTTGTCATGTCATTTCTgccattttaaataaaaagaatgacTTATGTGCTTgtataataatgtaaaatgcAGGTTCCTATGGGTCCACATTGCGATACAAGACTGTGGATCGGTTGAAGCCAGTTGGAAAGCATTCTCTTCTTGGTGCAAGTGGAGAGATAAGTGATTTTCAGGAGATTTTGCGATATCTTGATGAGCTTACGTAAGTAGCATTGTTTTATTTAGAGAAACGAAAAACTTGGTGTTATTAGTACTTGTTCTGTTTGAAATAACTATTGGATTTTTGGTTTTGGATGTTTGATTTTGCAGCCTGTATGACAATATGTGGGATGATGGAAACTCTTTGGGGCCTAAAGAAGTGCACAACTATTTAACCAGGGTCATGTATAACAGGCGTAACAAATTTGACCCTTTGTGGAACTCACTTGTGCTTGGCGGAGTGAAAAAGGGACAGAAGTATCTTGGGATGGTAAGCCATTGTTATATCTGAATGGTAAtgatcaaaaagaaaaaattgggTATTTTAAATGGTTTGTCAATGACACTTCTTTATTTCTGTGACTTTCTAGGTCTCGATGATTGGGGTCAACTTCGAGGATAACCATGTAGCAACTGGGTTTGGGAATCACCTTGCACGACCAATCCTTCGTGATGAGTGGCATGAGAATTTGAGCTTTGAAGATGGTGTCAAGTTACTTGAAAAGTGCATGCGTGTGCTCCTCTATCGCGATAGATCTGCTGTCAATAAATTGCAGGTTTGTTATGACCTTAAATTCTCATGTAATAACTAATCATTTGTTCAGTGATATTCTTGTTAATcgatcaaatttatttttaatgctaTAATTGAATCTTTCTGCAATATTATCTGGGTGCACTGATATAATTTTTGGAACCAACTTCCTCAAACTTTAGACACCTTGTTTACACTGTAAACTATTTTGGTATCAGAGAAAATGTGTCTACAAAGTGACTTGATTTCTTTGAATGTTTTCAGATTGCTAAGATCACTGAAGAAGGTGTGACAATATCCCAGCCTTACTCACTGAAGACCTTCTGGGGATTCTCTGCTTTTGAGAATCCAACAGTGGGTGCTGAGGGGTCATGGTAACTGACATGGGATAAACTTCTTTGAAATTTCTTTCCCTGTATTTCTTATGGAGTCGGACAAAAAAATACGGGGAATTATGCATCTTTACTTTTGTTCAAAGGGTTGCTTGTGAGCTATGATATGTCCTATGACAGACCAGATCCGCTGATTGTGGAATCCTGTCTTTGTGAGAACAGGGGATTTTATGATatcttttaaaacattaaatgcCCATTTCTTTCTTGGTTTTGACCTTTTACAGCGTACAACAGGTATTGACTATGATATATATAACAGAATAGGAAGGAAATTGATTTGTTTGGTCTTTATTTTGTGTGTTTGATAAATCATCCGCTGCTTTATGAGAAATGGAACTAAATCATCAACCCAACAACTGAAGTCAATTTCCAGGTTG
This genomic interval from Mangifera indica cultivar Alphonso unplaced genomic scaffold, CATAS_Mindica_2.1 Un_0149, whole genome shotgun sequence contains the following:
- the LOC123208167 gene encoding proteasome subunit beta type-4-like, encoding MESNQATHGLMGSNDNIQRTQYPYVTGTSVVALKYKDGILMAADMGGSYGSTLRYKTVDRLKPVGKHSLLGASGEISDFQEILRYLDELTLYDNMWDDGNSLGPKEVHNYLTRVMYNRRNKFDPLWNSLVLGGVKKGQKYLGMVSMIGVNFEDNHVATGFGNHLARPILRDEWHENLSFEDGVKLLEKCMRVLLYRDRSAVNKLQIAKITEEGVTISQPYSLKTFWGFSAFENPTVGAEGSW